In Colletotrichum destructivum chromosome 1, complete sequence, the sequence GCTTGGCAGAGAGCGGTTgcgaaaccagtacagacagtggtggggtaaagaggcgaccgaacggtacacccagcttggactgaggctacacttctcctgccctcccgaactcgccctaccacggagcacccttcatcacctcttagcggcccggtcgggccacggggactttgaacactatcaccgacgctttaaccacaccgaagctttgctaacctgctcctgcggggaggcaaaagacgtagatcatctggtctactgcccagcgaccttggcgaggaggcagcagtggcccaccctctacccatctggtccgctcgaccccatcgGACCTGTGGGATCCCTcgaacgatacttcaagggactaatgactgacccaaaaggcttcGAGGCCTTCCTGCGCGTGaccaacttcttccggaagatctgtccacgctactagggaacgggcttcggcacgggatctagacagccaactcaaccctCATAGggaatagacgggaagcaatgaatctggggaaccagcgggaaccagggacagatagaacgcatagtagccatcaggcaggatttggagaacgaaaggaagggcgatgtatgaagtacgtagtcctagcccacggctctccacgccacatacccttcgggaggtctgcgacaagggttccactcttgccgccatggcgttaaatacaacaacaacaacaacaacatgcTAACCAGCACCCAGGCGATGCTTACTGGATCTGCCGTCACTGTGACGAAAGTGGTATGCTGAAGAAGCTGTTTGTAGCCTCAGCGATTACTGGTGCCAGCACCCACCTCAGGCTTGTTCATCGTATTACGTCAAGTTCCGAAGCCGAATCCGAGACCCCCCAAGACTCCGAAGACTCCGAACCGCCGTCGAAGCGTCAACGATCTTGCTTAGTTGCCATACCCAAAACCAAGGTCTCCAATATCCAAGAACTGGCTATTGGATACCTCGTTGATGCCAGCAACCCCCTCACTACCTTTCAAAACCCATACCTACAGGCCCTGCTTCGTCAATTTGATCATGACCTTTTTCAGCAAGTCAACTGGTCAGATAAGAGCCAGGCGCGCGAACTCCATCAACTCTATGAAGCCAAAAGGGTTATAGTGAAGGAGGAGATGAGGCAGGCTCTCACTAAGGTCAATCTGTCCTTCGACCTATGGACCTCGCCAAATCGCTTGGCGATTATTGCAGTCTTTGGCCACTTTATCAACCCCGCAGGCAATGACTCACGATACCTCCTCGCCTTGCGCCGCCAGCCTGGTGCTCATTCTGGTGAAAACATTGCTTCGACAATCTGTCAGGTAATTAGAGATTGGGATCTTGTTGACTCCGTGGGTGCTGTCGTCAGTGACAACGCCAGCAACAACGATACTTGCCTGCAGAACTTCTACCCACAACTCTCGCCTTCATACACCTCCGAGGACGCGATCCATCGAAGACTGCGTTGCTACGGGCATATCCTCAACCTCGTGGGCCGGGCCTTTTTACATGGCGTTGATCGAGAGGCTCTCGAACAAGAATCTGATGCCCTACTTGACGCCGGTCGGTTGAGTGATGACTTGGCACtctggagggcgaggggacCAGTCGGCAAGCTTCGCAACATTGTCAGATATGTCAGGTCGTCGCCACAACGCTCTGAACGCTTCCTAGCCATCAGCAACGAGGCTGACGATACtatcgacgacgaagaggctgGTGGCGACCCCTCTCATGGGTTTACCTTGTACCAGGAGTCCTCACAAGAGTTGAATCTTATCCTCAGTAATGATACGAGGTGGAACTCCACGTATTTAATGCTGAGGCGAGCTCTCCTCAAGCGGACCCAAATTGACGGCTTTATACTTAACGATAAGACTCTCGGTAACCCATCGCAACGCCTGCCCGACGACGATACCCTCACCAATGAAGACTGGAACATCCTTATTGAGTTAAAGGATATACTCGAGCCTCTATACCAACAAACTAAGCGCTGTGAAGGTTGGGGTAAGAAGGGTGCGCATGGTCGACTGTGGGAAGTCCTTTCTGGCATGGAATACCTTCTGGACCGTCTtgaggagtggaagaagtTATTCGACTTGCCCACCGACGAAGAAATCGACCTCACCGCCTCACAACTATCGCAGAGTCAATCTAATCGTTCGATAAGGCGGTCAAGGACATCACAGCAAGCCTCACAGTCTTCACAGTCTTCAGTGAGACCTCCAGCCTCCATCACGAACATCCCTACCCATGCCCGCAACGACTACTTGCCTGCTCAACGTCTAGCCTTCCTTCGTCAACTTCATAGTGGTGACTTTGACTCTCGTGGGTGCCTTCGTCTATCGATCACCAACGCTTGGCAAGTGTTGGATAAATATTATACCAAACTTGCAGAATCACCCCTGTACGCCGCCTCGGTGATCCTTCaccctggccttggcctgcctTGGCTGGAGAAGCGATGGAATACGCTACAGTCACGAACTTGGATCCTTGAAGCAAAAGAAGGTCTTTACGAGTACTGGCAGCGATGGTACGTCAACAGGACTACGCCTTCGCCTGCGGCGACGAGTGCCCAAGGCACGTTCACGTCAATCTCGACCACGCCAAGTGTCGAAGACTCTGGGTACACTCAGTGGCTCAATAATCGAGCCCATCAGGTTGCTGCTAACGAGGCCTCTGAGTTGGATCAATATTATCGTCAGACTATCGCCCAGCCAGTCGATAACCCAGTCCAATGGTGGATTTCACATCGCAAGACCTTTCCAACTCTTAGTCGACTTGCCCTCGATATATTCGCTATCCCTGCGATGGCAACAGACTGAGAGAGGGCATTTAGCCTCGCCAAGCTTACGTTGACGTCACAGAGGCTGTCGATGAAGTCACAAACGTTAGAGGAGGCACAGTGCCTTCAGAACTGGCTGCGTGGGGGCTCAATTACAATAGGGGGCAGTTTTACGCCAGAAGGTAATGAAGGGCCAACTACATTCACTCAACTTCAGTAGATGTAAGTATAGGCCATTAGGAAACATCGCGATAACTTCACTGATTTCCCGATTAGGTAATTGGATCAAATCAAACAATCAGAAGCCAAACAGCCAAACCAAGCGCGTTAAGGCCGTCAAAGAATCAAGCGAGGGGACCGGATTTGATCTGCTTGAATTGATTCGAGCGCTGGGACTGACAAGACGTCAATAGCCATTCTAGCTACACGAGGATACTCAAATCGCTTCGCAGACCAGTATTCAAGCGGGTTATCGTGCTTTGAATGGACGTCGTTCTTTGTAGATAGCCACCTCTCGAACTCGTCTTCAACCAGCTCATGTTCATGATTCGTACTCGACATCAGCTCGTCTTGGAACGAATTGAACGGATTATGCTCTCGAGCCCTCACAGCTTCTGCAAGACTACTGTTTGCCATCTCCCAATGTGTAGGACGATCACGAtactcgtcgtcgctgagtagctggatgacgacgagcaTGATGAAGGAGTACCAGATTGGTTAAGCGTTTCTAGAGAATCGAAAGCATCGGATGGCGAACCAAAAATATCGGCTCGGGACGCCATATTGAGGAACTGGATCAAAGTCGGACATGTTCCAGGAGAATTTTTTTTTGGTGTTGGGTGGAGAGGTATCGGTACTGAGATATATGAGGACGCAATGTACTAAAGTAAGTACCTTTACTTACCGTAAATATGGGTCCATGTCCTGGCATCTACTACTTTTCGTCTATCTACCAGAGGTccagatagatagatagatgaCCCACATGGACCTCTGGTTGATAGATAGATGTAGACCCACATAGATCTACATCTACATTTCATCTACATCGGTAGATAGATTCGCCAGCCTGGTCTTCATGTTATGGAAAAGCGGAAACCAAGCTGCAACCGTCTCAGGATCTTCGCAGAGGGCCCTCTGGTAGTCGTATACGCGAGAAAAACGCGTCTTTATTTCTGGTTGTCGTGCGACAaaggtcgaggcccagcgcgTCCCAACGCGTGATGCGTCGCGTGCCGCAAGGATATTATTCGCCATATCTTCCACATCGCTGAGCCGAGGCGCAAACCCTCGTGAATCCAGATCGATGACGTATTTGATGACCGCATCCTCTTCCAACTTCGTCAACCGAGCGCTGGCGGAGCGGGTATCCTGTTGGGCGCGTTTTCCTTTCATTCTATCAAGGAAGGTTGATAGAGGAACATCAAAGATCTTCGCagcgcgtcggcgagacAATTTAGGATCCGTTCGGATGGCCTGGACAGCCAGATTAATTTGAGACTCTCTCGAAGGGTTTGCCATGTTTATTGATAGAGATATGTTGAGTTGAAGTTCGGATAGTGGAAATTAGTGCAAAGTGCACGACTGACCCACATGCACGACTGACCCGACACTTACGTTATACGTACCAGGTGTCCGTTTATACGGCAATGTGAAAGTGAAACAGACAAGCGAGTACAGCATCAGACCGCGATCACAACACATTGACGCGACCAGGCACTTTTCTGCCACCACAAATTATGGCGCGTCCAAACAACAAATCTAATGTTCAGCTTGCTCTTCAAGCTATCCAAAACGATCAGAAACTAAGTGCACGGGCAGCAGCTAAGATCTACTCGGTCAGCCATGTCACGCCGACCTGGCGACTGAAGGGAATGTGTCGGAACGTTGGCTATCCGGCAGCCGGTCGGATGACTCGTGGGCCCGGAAGGCCACATATCGGCCTCTAACGGCCGTGGCAATAATCTCCCATTTCTTCCCCTCGTAAAGCAATATCATCAGTAGACCAATATAACGAGTCTTCGTTGCTTCACACCGCCGTATATGGATACCTGCTATATTTACCAACAGGTGGTGTGACAGAATCCTTGCATGCTcctatgcgagtcatggacataacccatccagaatggtctgactgtacttaaacaggccagcctgtcatttccacctggtCCTAGCTCTGTAACacttattaggatagcattaggtCTACAAGTCTGTGGTGAttccatccactctttagtacgaataagacactcttttctgctcactcatatatgcataccctgactaaccgtcacGGTACAAGATTATGCAATTCCTGGACTAGTGTTAGGCGACAGCTTGGCAGCCAGCAATGATGTGCATATTGGTCTATTTCCTACTAAGCGAGTgaggtgttgttgttgttgttagATTGACGCCTGTGTCCGGATTAAAGGCTGTCAAAACTACAATACTCGCATAATGTAATATGCAAGAACCGGTGAAAACGGGTAGATACAAGACAGAACCCCGCTTCGACCGGGATGGGGAGAATCCCTCAATCAAGCACAACAACCACTCTTTGATCAATAAACCCAGGTGTATTGCATCGAATCGACATCGATTATCTAACACACTTATCCCCATTCATTATGCCACTGCTGACCATACTGAAGATCTGTCACCTGCTCTGTGCGTTCTCCCTTGCCCCAGAAAGCCCATGCCAGTCTGCGTCTCCTCGGCTCGGGCGACTGGCCGTGACGGGCTCGCGACTGGTGCGACCCCAGCAAgtcgtcgcccagcccgGCGGCTTGGGTCGAGCGTCGAGAAGACGCATGGCTGTCGTCGCAGATGAAGTGCAAGAGGTCGCGCACAGATGTTGATATGCCTTTGTCATCCAGCGCGGGGTGATGATCGTCCAGCAGTCTCCCTTGATCGATCCCTACGCCTCGTCCCCACTGCTCGAAGCGGGCTTTGGCGGCATTGAACAAGGTATCTTGCACGTCTGCATCAGCCCGGGCTGATCGATACGATTGCACCTTGTCGATGGCCTCTAGACAGGAGCTGAAGGGATCGGCCAGCCCGACAATGCCAATGGCGAAACCAGCAGGCTCCATTGTTGTGTGTTGCTGTGACGAGTTGAGTCGGCGAAATGTCGCTTATCTTGTTGCATTCGGCGGGCTTTCTTCCTTTATTAGGCGGTCGGAAGCGCTGTTCGTAGCCAGCGGCGTGGCGCCTCGCATGGCCGTTCGAGGTGGCGGGGTTTGCAGCCGCAGTTGCCTTGGACGTCGTTATCGAACTCTCGCATATGCATGCTGACAGACACCACTTGCGAAGCGGGGCTAGACAGGGCTTATGGGGCAGTGTCTAGAGACAATCAAATGCTCTCTGTTGGGTCGTGTTGGCACAGTGCCTGAGTGAGCAACTTGTGGCTGCAGTCCTTTGCAGCCAAAGGTGACCCATCCCACAGGAGTTAACGGTACAAAGACTCACCGCCAATTGGTTGTGGTGGAACTGTGCACATGTAGCCAGGGTCACGCGAGGGTTAGGCCAATTGGAATGCTGACAAGTGCGGGGAAATGGCTGGTGCGCCGTTACTCCGCGCAACACACTTTGTGGCGCGACAAACAACACACACAACAGAGCCTTTTTCTATTTCACCTGCAACTCAAACCAACAACGCCAAAGATTGGCTGTCGTTCAGCGCGTCAGGATCATGTGCGCATTTCGCATTCAACCCACCCACAGAACAACTTCCAAATAAGAGAGGACGCTGCGCCAATACCTTAACAAATGCTGCTGCTCTACAAGCGTGACTATGCCCTTGCTTGAAGCACAAATTTATTCATGGCTACACCAACTTGACGACCAGACGtctgatgccgccgccgccgccgttgcctcGATAAAACCCATCCCCGAACAGCGCCAAACCTCCCAAAGTCGCAAGCGCCACTGGCCTCTGACCCCGGTCTCGTCTTCCGACATGGAGGCACCGTCAAAAAGACGACGAGAGGATCTTGCCTCCTTATCtacctcggcatcgacctcCGCTTCGGTCTCAGGCTCCGAAATGGATATCGAAGCGACCCCGCGCCAGCCCAAAACGTTCCGCCCCAACCTCCCTGCCCGAACCTCGTCCCAACGAAGTAACGTCAGCTCGTCACGTTTGTCACCCAAGaagcagctcgccgaccGGCAGAACAAGCCGTGGCCCATACTAGTCCGCCAGTACGGCCCGGATGAGGCTGACCTTCCCTCATCCCTGCGCCAGCTGTGGAAAGACCTGGCCAGGTACAGCAGGGGAACCAAGGTTATTGCCAAATCTGCAGAGGTAGGCTATCCATAACCATCCATTGCACCTAAACCATCGTCGTGGCCGCCATGATGGGCGACATGACTGACAGTGTCATTTCAACAGGAGGAAATCACGGCCGCCaaggcgacgtcgccgcaCCTGGATACCATTGAGCCGTGGTACTATGATGACACGGCAACTCGAGATGGACTCGGGGCTTCGCCGCCCGTCACGCAGGTCTTGTCTCTCTTGGCCGATGCCAAGGTCTGCTCCAACGAGGGCTTCTGCGAGGCGTCCTGGAACATGACGGTGCACCGGGAGGTCCTCAAACTTGCGGTGCGGCAATACACTCCAACATCGGAAGAGGAGGTGTTCTTCATCCCATGGTAAGCCTCCATGCCCTCATGGACCGGTCCGAGGTCGATGAGGCCCATCCAGCCCTGTTTGTCAAGCTAACTTTTTTTGCCTCCAGTCCCACTGCTAAGATCATGGACATGTATACGGACACGCGAGGCCCTTCCCGCAAAGTTGACTTCTGTATGCTCATCGAGCCGCAGGGccctgccgccgacgccatccggGCAATACAATACCAGGACAACCTTTTCAGCCAGTCTCTGAACCATACCGACTATCAGCCATTGCGCCGGCGGCCTATAGCGCTGAGTATCGAAACCAAAGCGCCTGGAGAAGGAATCAACGACGCCCAGAGCCAACTTCTGGTCTGGCTCGAAGCCCAGTGGCGTGTATTGGAGCGGCTTTCCAATCGAGTGGATCCTtcggtgctgctgccggaATTCCTCCCGGGTGTCATTGTCGAAGGACACCAATGGTATTTAGTAGCGAGCACAAAGAGCAAAACAGAAACGGTATGCGGCACGGTTTTCTTGGTTTATTGGCACAAGTATCGCTCGGGTGGTTACTGACCTTGCAAAGATTTTGTGGATGAAGCAGCTCATAGGTACCACCGAGGAGGCGATTGGCATTTACTCCATTGTCTGCGCGCTGCAATACCTGGCTCATTGGATCCGGACTGTCTACTGGCCTGCTTTCAAGCGGTTTCTGTCCCTTTCCCCATTGACATGAGGGATGTCAAACACAACAGGACCCATGATAGGCTCTGCTACCCCGTCCTTGTCGGAGAAGGCTGCGCCAAAGAAGGTTCGACGGCCATCTCAGCGAGCCGTGTCGGAAATAATCCTAGCCTTTTTTCTAGCCGTAAGGCATGCATGGAGTTAGTGACCAATACACAAGACTCTCGAAAAAGGCTGTAAGGTGTCAAACCTGCGAGAACGcttgttattgttgttgttgttgtcgttgtaTTTAagtatttaacgccatggcggcaagggtagaacccttgtcgcagacctcccgaggggtatgtggcgtggaggGCCGCAAACTAGAGCTACATATTCTGCAGTAACTTGCCCTTCttttcgtcctccaaatcctgcctgacGGCTACTATGCgttctatctgtccctggttcccgctggttccccagtttcattgcttcccaTCTGGTCCCTTTGAGGGTTCAGTaggctgtctagatcccgtgccgaagcccgttccctagtagcgtgggcagatcttccggaagaagtttgtcacgcgcaggaaggcctcaaagccttttgggtcagtcattagtcccttgaagtatcgttcgAGGGATCCCATAGGTCcgatggggtcgagcggaccagttgggtagagggtgggccactgctgcctcctcgccagggtcgctgggcagtagaccagatgatctacttcctttgcctccccgcaggagcaggttagcaaggcttcggtgtggttaaagcgtcggtgataaTGTTCAAAGTCGCCGTGacccgaccgggccgctaagaggtggtgaagggtgctccgtcgtagggcgagttcgggcgggcaggagaagtgtaacctcagtccaagctgggtgtaccgttcggtcgcctctttaccccaccactgcCTGTACTGGTTTCGCAATCTCTCTCTGCCAAGCCTtttgatcccggagagcgtAGCCAGTGGGCCTAGAGGGACCggcagcgctgtgccctccttggctagccggtccgcctcttcgttgcccttaatcccctggtgtcctggcgcccagtgggtgtggatattgtatatcctagcagcagattggatctcgagcaccGTTGCTTGTGAGGTGTTCagggcctcgccccgtattccatggatgacactggtgttgtcgatgcagatgtgtatgggctggccttgggaggttaagagggcccgccggagtcctatcctcgccccttcagcctcggcgtcgaacacctctgctagaccgagtcggccgcagccctgggccacgcgcctgttgctgcggtagataACAAACCCATATActgtggctccgttcgtcgctttggagccatctgaaaagacaaccatgtggctgtctggtacggtctttagccaggcctggaaagctttggctgcctctttcttagtctgcaggactatcaggtcttgtgagcctgggaggtactgcggttggatgagtgctggtctcgggcattttggtgcaaggtctgcagtccgttggagcttcgtctgctgccgccctcgttgggagagcctcgggacaagagggtgttgtggatcaaccttctttagacgtgctgcgaagcggaggcggactccttccagagccaccttgcttggtggtagtccagcatccctaaggaggctgcgtGTTGgagttgttttccaggccggcaggatagcccttgctgccgtcgtgatgaccctttcgagcttgattgcaagGCTCTTCTGGCCTGTACTGACTGCGCCTGTCTAGGGGGGAAGATTGCGGCCGGTATTGgtggctctgccaggggctggcttggtcatgcccCCATACCAGATCTCGGCCCCGTagagggcgattggcaggacgcaggaaATCACAGCCTTACGcacagcggcggccgggagcccgccttttgtgtttgtcaggtgttTAAGATGTTGAGCCACCTTCttcgccgcagccagcttcGTTTCGACGTGATGTCGGAAGGAGAGCTTCTTGTCAAACCAGACCCCTAACCAGCGGATAGGCACAATGGATGCTTCTATTTCCAGCTCTGCCGCCTTGATCCCTGGCAGGTCTCTTTGTTGCTTGTGTTTtcttgtgaagtggatagcgTCGGACTTGTTGTGGTCGAAAGAGACCTTGTTATCAGctccccagtcgaggatacgtgtgATCTCTCGGCTAAGGGTCGCAGAATTGCTCTCGAGGGAGGGACTCgtagccagaaggccgatgtcgtctgcgtacccgaaccgaagcttcgggtcttcCGTTAGGATATCCGCGATATACAACAGGAAAAGAATAGGTgacagcggggagccctggggtAGCCCGCAGGCCAgggggaagtcctctgttgttgcatcctccagcctgactctggcagTTCTGTTCGAAGCAAAGTGGAACATCAGTCTGATCAGGCTAcaaggccagccttgttgtcGTAGCCGTACAATCAGGcggttccga encodes:
- a CDS encoding Putative prion-inhibition and propagation, HeLo domain, HeLo domain superfamily; its protein translation is MEPAGFAIGIVGLADPFSSCLEAIDKVQSYRSARADADVQDTLFNAAKARFEQWGRGVGIDQGRLLDDHHPALDDKGISTSVRDLLHFICDDSHASSRRSTQAAGLGDDLLGSHQSRARHGQSPEPRRRRLAWAFWGKGERTEQVTDLQYGQQWHNEWG
- a CDS encoding Putative PD-(D/E)XK nuclease gives rise to the protein MPLLEAQIYSWLHQLDDQTSDAAAAAVASIKPIPEQRQTSQSRKRHWPLTPVSSSDMEAPSKRRREDLASLSTSASTSASVSGSEMDIEATPRQPKTFRPNLPARTSSQRSNVSSSRLSPKKQLADRQNKPWPILVRQYGPDEADLPSSLRQLWKDLARYSRGTKVIAKSAEEEITAAKATSPHLDTIEPWYYDDTATRDGLGASPPVTQVLSLLADAKVCSNEGFCEASWNMTVHREVLKLAVRQYTPTSEEEVFFIPCPTAKIMDMYTDTRGPSRKVDFCMLIEPQGPAADAIRAIQYQDNLFSQSLNHTDYQPLRRRPIALSIETKAPGEGINDAQSQLLVWLEAQWRVLERLSNRVDPSVLLPEFLPGVIVEGHQWYLVASTKSKTETILWMKQLIGTTEEAIGIYSIVCALQYLAHWIRTVYWPAFKRFLSLSPLT